One genomic region from Candidatus Palauibacter soopunensis encodes:
- a CDS encoding VirB8/TrbF family protein has product MMKRDRDAGREYAEIWGEAVQANRKLRTILIFLSASCVLGVFVLLRIAGAEPPKPIVIRVDEVGRAEALAYEAATAQADPLDPTTKYFLNRFVHDFHSRRRATAQEQWTRSLRFLSTDLANAAFQRDGAEVAGVAAGTAEAETEVEQVVLRIHPAPEPPHGATADFDLVHLRGEQELRRERWSLTLRFEFLDSIPNELVVHNPMGLLVTYMRADRALVTGDER; this is encoded by the coding sequence ATGATGAAACGAGACCGTGACGCGGGCCGCGAGTACGCCGAGATCTGGGGCGAGGCCGTGCAGGCGAACCGGAAGCTGCGGACCATCCTCATCTTCCTCTCGGCGAGCTGCGTGCTCGGCGTCTTCGTGCTGCTGAGGATCGCGGGCGCGGAGCCGCCCAAGCCCATCGTCATCCGCGTGGACGAGGTGGGCCGCGCCGAGGCGCTGGCCTACGAGGCCGCAACCGCGCAGGCCGATCCGCTCGACCCGACCACGAAGTACTTCCTGAACCGGTTCGTCCACGACTTCCACTCGCGCCGCCGCGCGACCGCGCAGGAGCAATGGACCCGGAGCCTCCGGTTCCTCTCGACGGATCTCGCGAACGCCGCGTTCCAGAGAGACGGCGCGGAGGTCGCGGGCGTGGCGGCGGGCACCGCCGAGGCCGAGACCGAGGTCGAGCAGGTGGTGCTCCGCATCCACCCCGCGCCCGAGCCGCCGCACGGCGCGACGGCCGACTTCGACCTCGTGCATCTGAGGGGCGAGCAGGAACTGCGGCGCGAGCGCTGGTCGCTCACGCTCCGGTTCGAGTTCCTCGACTCGATCCCGAACGAACTCGTCGTCCACAACCCGATGGGGCTCCTCGTCACCTACATGCGGGCCGACCGGGCGCTCGTGACGGGAGACGAGCGATGA